Below is a genomic region from bacterium.
ATCGGGGAAATTCTCGGAATGTTTGTTGGTATTTCGTTGAGCTGGGGGAATTGGGCTACGATCGCGTTATCCGTAACGCTGGCCTTTGTGTTTGGCTATACACTGACTCTAATCTCTGTTTTACGCGCAAATGTCGATTTTCAGTCCGCCCTTGGATTGGTTTTTGCCTCTGACACTATCTCAATTGCAGTCATGGAAGTTATTGATAACGCGATTATGTTGATGATTCCCGGGGCAATGAATTCAAGCCTTACCGATCCGATATTCTGGAGCAGTATGACTCTATCATTGCTTCTGGCGGGGCTAGTTGCATTCCCTGTCAATCGCCTATTGATTTCACGAAATCGCGGACATGCAGTGGTGCATAATCATCATAAATCCACTAATGATACATCCGCTGTGCATGTTATGAGAGCTGGTACAAGAGCCCCTGAACAAATGAATCATTCGCATCACTGATTCAAATGATTTGAGTTTTGATTCTATTTTGTATATTACTTGCGATTTATACATAACACAAACAAAGAAAATGAACAGTCATAAAATACAACTTCCCGTATTGAATTCGCCAATAGCTGATAAAAAAGCTGATTCAAAAAAAAATAATGATGATAGCCACTCGATCAAAAACACTTTTCCCGTCCGCGGAATGACCTGCGCCGGATGCGCGTCGAGCGTGGAATCGATGCTAAGTTCTCAGAATGGTGTCATTGATGCAAACGTCAATTTTGCCAACAATACCGTTCTGGTACAATATCTGCCGGGCAAAATTTCCTTCCCGGATATGCAAAAAGCGATTAAGAGCATCGGATACGAATTGATAGATAATTTTGAGAAAGAAAATATCGAAAACCGAAATGAAAGAGACTTTCGCGTTCTAAAAATAAAAACATTATTCGCAGTTGCGTTTGCAATACCAACCGCGATTATTAGTATGTTTTTTCACACGAGCCTACCGTATGCGAATGGGATTATGTTCATTTTGACCATACCTGTGATGATTTGGTCGGGTCAATCTTTTTTTGTGAATGCCTACAAACAGGCTAAACATCGTACCTCCAACATGGACACGCTCGTCGCGCTGAGCACGGGAATTGCGTTTCTTTTCAGCGCGTTTAATACCATTTATCCGGAATTTTTTATTAGCCGAGGTTTAGAGCCGCATGTCTATTTTGAATCCGCCGCAGTGATCATCGCAATGATACTTTTCGGAAAAACGCTGGAAGAAGGCGCCAAGAGTCGAACCTCAACGGCTATCAAAAAATTGATGGGATTGCAACCGAAAACACTCCGCGTTATACGAGATTCACAGGAATTTGAAGTTTCAATCGCAGATGTCCAAATCGGCGAAATTATCGTGATCCGCCCGGGTGAAAAAATTCCGGTCGACGGTAAAATTATTCTTGGCTCGTCTTTTGTTGATGAAAGTATGATCAG
It encodes:
- a CDS encoding DUF4396 domain-containing protein; translation: MQLTSPAINQPSLNRTAFSATVHCLTGCAIGEILGMFVGISLSWGNWATIALSVTLAFVFGYTLTLISVLRANVDFQSALGLVFASDTISIAVMEVIDNAIMLMIPGAMNSSLTDPIFWSSMTLSLLLAGLVAFPVNRLLISRNRGHAVVHNHHKSTNDTSAVHVMRAGTRAPEQMNHSHH